The Camelina sativa cultivar DH55 chromosome 14, Cs, whole genome shotgun sequence genome includes a window with the following:
- the LOC104741478 gene encoding spermidine coumaroyl-CoA acyltransferase-like, translated as MAKLEITETTLVQPSHQPLPNDQTLSLSHLDNDNNLHVSFRYLRVYSSSSSTVAGKSPSAVVSASLATALIHYYPLAGSLRRSASDDRFELYCTAGQSVPIVNATVNCPLESVGYLDGPDPGFVERLVPDPTREEGMVNPCILQVTMFQCGGWVLGAAIHHAICDGLGASLFFNVMAELARGATKISIEPVWDRARLLGPREKPWVGAPVRDFLSLDKDFDPYGQAIGDVKRECFFVTDESLDRFKAQLLEKSGLNFTTFEALGAYIWRAKVRAAKTGEDENVKYVYAINIRRLMNPPLPKGYWGNGCVPLYAQIKAGELIEQPIWKTAELIKQSKSNARDEYVRSFIDFQELHHKDGINAGSGVTGFTDWRYLGHSTIDFGWGGPVTVLPLSNKLLGSMEPCFFLPYSADAAAGSKDSGFKVLVNLRESAMPEFKEAMDRFHKGEIALS; from the exons ATGGCGAAACTTGAAATTACCGAAACAACCCTCGTTCAACCTTCCCACCAACCACTCCCCAACGACcaaacactctctctctctcatctcgaCAACGATAACAACCTCCACGTCAGCTTCCGTTACCTCCGcgtctactcctcctcctcttccaccgTCGCCGGAAAATCCCCATCCGCCGTCGTCTCCGCCTCTCTAGCCACAGCTCTCATTCACTATTACCCTCTCGCAGGATCTCTCCGTCGTTCTGCCTCCGATGATCGCTTTGAACTATACTGCACCGCTGGTCAAAGCGTGCCTATAGTCAACGCTACTGTTAACTGTCCGCTCGAGTCCGTTGGGTATTTGGATGGACCTGATCCGGGTTTCGTCGAGAGACTGGTACCGGATCCGACCCGGGAAGAGGGAATGGTTAATCCTTGTATACTCCAAGTCACGATGTTTCAGTGTGGTGGTTGGGTTTTAGGAGCGGCGATTCACCATGCGATATGCGACGGGTTAGGTGCGAGTCTGTTCTTTAACGTTATGGCGGAATTAGCTCGTGGAGCGACTAAGATCTCGATTGAACCTGTTTGGGACAGAGCACGTTTACTTGGTCCAAGGGAGAAACCTTGGGTTGGAGCTCCGGTTCGTGACTTCTTGAGCCTGGATAAGGACTTTGATCCGTACGGACAAGCCATTGGAGACGTTAAACGAGAGTGTTTCTTTGTGACGGACGAGTCTTTGGACCGGTTCAAGGCCCAGTTACTCGAGAAATCGGGTTTGAATTTCACTACATTTGAAGCTCTAGGTGCTTACATTTGGCGTGCCAA GGTAAGAGCTGCAAAGACTGGGGAAGACGAGAATGTGAAGTATGTGTATGCGATAAATATAAGAAGATTGATGAACCCACCTTTGCCTAAAGGCTACTGGGGAAACGGATGTGTGCCATTGTATGCTCAGATCAAAGCTGGAGAGCTCATAGAGCAACCAATTTGGAAAACAGCAGAGCTcataaaacagagcaaatccAATGCGAGGGATGAATATGTACGCTCCTTTATCGACTTCCAAGAGCTGCATCACAAAGATGGAATCAATGCCGGTTCAG GAGTGACTGGATTCACAGACTGGAGATACCTAGGGCATTCGACGATTGATTTCGGATGGGGAGGACCCGTGACGGTTTTGCCACTATCAAACAAGTTGCTTGGAAGCATggaaccatgtttcttcttgcCATATTCTGCTGATGCTGCAGCTGGAAGCAAGGACAGTGgatttaaggttttggtgaaCCTACGCGAATCTGCAATGCCTGAGTTTAAGGAGGCCATGGACAGGTTCCACAAAGGTGAAATTGCTCTGTCTTGA
- the LOC104741479 gene encoding pentatricopeptide repeat-containing protein At1g28690, mitochondrial, with the protein MRIFRFTSVSRRILPSNHYSTIPSKQDVTSLSPARCIAAALQEHINSPSPKAGMKIHADMIKTGFLPDLNISIKLLILHLKCGCVTYARQVFDELPKPTLSAYNYLISGYLKHGLTKEFILLVKKMAYSGEKADGYTLSMVLKASSSFGSNVMRLPRSLCKLVHARIIKFEVELDDVLFTALVDAYVKSGNLECARTVFETMKDENVVCSTSMISGYMNQGFVDDAVEVFNTTKVKDIVVYNAMVEGFSRSAETAKRAVDMYVSMQRVGFHPNISTFASVIGACSVLTSHELGQQVHAQVMKSGVYTHIKMGSSLLDMYAKCGGIDDARRVFDQMQEKNVFSWTSMIDGYGKNGNPEEALQLFTRMKELSIEPNYVTFLGALSACSHSGLVDKGYEIFESMQRDYSLKPKMEHYACMVDLMGRAGELTKAFEFVRTMPERHNSDVWAALLSSCNLHGNVDLASIAASELFKLNADKRPGAYLALSNVYASNDRWDNVSKIREVMKARKISKNIGRSWTRED; encoded by the coding sequence ATGAGAATCTTCAGATTCACGTCAGTATCACGGCGAATTCTCCCGTCGAATCACTACTCAACAATCCCGTCGAAACAAGACGTTACGTCTCTGTCACCGGCGAGATGCATTGCGGCTGCTCTTCAAGAACACATCAATTCTCCGTCTCCAAAAGCTGGGATGAAGATACACGCAGATATGATCAAAACTGGGTTTTTACCAGATTTGAACATATCCATCAAACTACTCATCCTCCATTTAAAATGCGGCTGCGTGACTTATGCACGCCAAGTGTTCGACGAATTACCCAAACCAACTTTATCGGCGTATAACTATTTGATTAGTGGGTACCTAAAGCATGGATTGACGAAGGAATTTATTCTACTAGTTAAAAAGATGGCATACTCTGGCGAAAAGGCAGATGGGTACACGCTTTCAATGGTTCTAAAGGCATCTAGTAGCTTTGGCTCGAATGTGATGAGACTGCCGCGTAGCTTATGCAAGTTGGTCCATGCCCGGATTATAAAGTTTGAAGTTGAGTTAGATGATGTGTTGTTTACTGCACTTGTGGATGCTTATGTGAAGAGTGGGAACCTGGAGTGTGCAAGGACTGTGTTCGAAACTATGAAAGATGAGAATGTTGTTTGCTCTACATCAATGATCTCAGGTTACATGAACCAAGGTTTTGTGGATGATGCGGTAGAGGTTTTTAATACGACTAAAGTGAAGGATATTGTAGTTTACAATGCTATGGTGGAAGGTTTCAGCAGATCAGCTGAGACTGCTAAGAGAGCAGTTGACATGTATGTTTCTATGCAACGAGTTGGCTTCCATCCGAATATTTCAACTTTTGCTAGTGTGATTGGGGCATGTTCGGTTTTGACATCCCATGAACTTGGTCAGCAAGTGCACGCTCAGGTTATGAAGAGTGGAGTCTATACACATATCAAAATGGGGAGCTCTTTGTTAGACATGTATGCCAAATGCGGAGGGATAGATGATGCAAGAAGAGTCTTTGACCAGATGCAAGAGAAGAACGTGTTTTCGTGGACTTCGATGATTGATGGATATGGAAAAAATGGAAACCCTGAGGAAGCACTCCAACTCTTCACTAGGATGAAGGAATTAAGTATAGAACCCAATTATGTAACCTTTCTTGGAGCTCTCTCTGCTTGTTCACATTCTGGTTTAGTCGACAAAGGTTATGAGATATTTGAGAGCATGCAGAGAGATTATTCCTTGAAACCGAAGATGGAACACTATGCTTGCATGGTTGATCTCATGGGACGAGCTGGAGAATTGACTAAAGCTTTTGAATTTGTTAGGACGATGCCGGAAAGGCATAATTCAGATGTTTGGGCAGCTCTTCTCAGTTCTTGTAATTTGCATGGTAATGTTGACCTTGCAAGCATAGCTGCCAGTGAGCTTTTCAAACTGAATGCTGACAAAAGACCTGGAGCTTATTTGGCATTATCCAATGTATACGCTTCTAATGATAGATGGGACAATGTGAGCAAGATCCGAGAGGTGATGAAAGCAAGAAAGATATCTAAAAATATTGGTCGTAGTTGGACTAGAGAAGATTGA
- the LOC104741480 gene encoding uncharacterized protein At1g28695-like, whose amino-acid sequence MPLCNNFSGSLAVAVALLFFGVLYIFNLQNHANNSLRSTEYPMDELEAALVRAAAGNNKTVIITMVNKAYVEDVRRGRSMLDLFLDSFWEGEGTLPLLDHLMVVAADQTAYDRCRFRRLHCYKMETDGVDLEEEKLFMSKDFIEMMWRRTRLLLDVLRRGYHVIFTDTDVMWLRSPLSRLNESLDMQISVDRNGVGGHLINTGFYHVRSNNKTISLFQKWYDMRLNSTSMKEQDVLQNLLDSGYFDQLGLTVDFLNTNEFSGFCQDSSDMSAVTTVHANCCRHIPAKVFDLTRVLRDWKLYKTSHVNSKWSPHVKCWRSWND is encoded by the exons atgCCTCTCTGCAATAACTTCTCCGGCAGTCTCGCCGTTGCCGTCGCTCTCCTCTTTTTCGGTGTTTTATATATCTTCAATCTTCAAAACCATGCCAACAACTCTCTG AGAAGCACCGAGTATCCGATGGATGAGCTAGAAGCGGCGCTGGTTAGGGCAGCTGCAGGAAACAACAAGACGGTTATAATAACGATGGTGAACAAAGCGTACGTGGAGGATGTCAGGAGAGGCAGGTCGATGCTGGATCTGTTTTTGGATAGCTTTTGGGAAGGAGAAGGGACTCTGCCGCTTTTGGACCACCTGATGGTAGTGGCAGCGGATCAGACTGCCTATGATCGGTGCCGTTTCAGGAGGCTTCACTGCTACAAGATGGAGACCGATGGGGTTGACTTAGAGGAAGAGAAACTATTCATGTCAAAGGATTTTATTGAGATGATGTGGCGAAGGACTCGCTTGCTCCTAGACGTTCTTCGCCGTGGTTACCATGTTATTTTCACC GACACGGACGTAATGTGGCTGAGGAGTCCCTTGTCTCGGCTAAACGAGAGCTTGGATATGCAAATAAGCGTGGACCGTAATGGCGTGGGAGGACACTTGATCAACACGGGATTCTACCACGTCCGGTCCAACAACAAGACCATCTCCCTCTTCCAGAAGTGGTACGACATGAGGCTCAACTCAACTAGCATGAAGGAACAAGACGTCCTCCAGAATCTCCTAGACTCCGGCTACTTCGACCAGCTTGGCCTCACCGTTGACTTCCTCAACACCAACGAATTCAGCGGTTTCTGCCAAGACAGCTCTGACATGAGCGCTGTGACAACCGTTCATGCCAACTGCTGCCGCCACATCCCTGCCAAGGTCTTTGATCTCACTCGTGTGCTTCGTGATTGGAAACTCTACAAAACCTCACATGTCAATAGCAAATGGAGTCCCCATGTTAAGTGCTGGCGTTCATGGAATGACTGA